A single window of Metallosphaera hakonensis JCM 8857 = DSM 7519 DNA harbors:
- a CDS encoding transposase has translation MKSQKENELDVARSEFIRAFNFVTGILRMKRLSRKVALGLALMVLIGGRASIRNASISFGLNYANLLRALEHLEEAWGKYLEALRALIVGPVVVIVDDTFDHKLYSRVESVASRYGNYFAWCSMHKGYESGVQVLTVALHDLGTGRSYMVGAFPYATRKMWESGQVSEFRTKIEMAAEMIEVLKTRFPVVRVVFDSWYWSEKLVKDNVVSELKSNRRLLRVRSAEGEDALEVEGHLHVGDLPPGSYFADLTLGDHVITVKLLILEYKDSRLNLYTTDLNMEDETIEETWKIRWEIEKLHRDVKTLGMQDSSFLKRRRLQGYLLLFVMVVNAVRDLIGSLKLRSVEELLRFVENGLGGAQGLMKMFKLR, from the coding sequence GTGAAGTCCCAGAAAGAGAACGAGCTGGACGTCGCGAGGAGCGAGTTCATCAGGGCCTTCAATTTCGTAACTGGGATACTTAGGATGAAGAGGCTGAGCAGGAAGGTCGCGTTGGGTTTAGCGCTCATGGTATTGATCGGAGGAAGGGCAAGTATTAGGAACGCCTCCATCTCGTTCGGGCTGAACTACGCGAACTTGTTGAGGGCGCTGGAGCACCTGGAGGAAGCTTGGGGGAAGTACCTGGAGGCTTTGAGGGCGCTGATAGTTGGGCCGGTCGTGGTGATAGTTGACGACACCTTCGATCACAAGCTCTACTCCAGGGTTGAGAGCGTTGCCAGCAGGTACGGGAACTACTTCGCCTGGTGCTCCATGCACAAGGGGTACGAGTCCGGAGTGCAGGTCCTCACTGTGGCCCTGCACGACTTGGGTACGGGAAGGAGCTACATGGTTGGGGCGTTCCCCTACGCCACGAGGAAGATGTGGGAGAGCGGCCAGGTGAGCGAGTTTCGAACCAAGATCGAGATGGCTGCCGAGATGATTGAGGTCCTCAAGACCCGATTCCCCGTGGTAAGGGTGGTGTTCGACTCCTGGTATTGGTCGGAGAAGCTCGTTAAGGACAACGTGGTGTCTGAGCTGAAGTCCAACAGGAGGCTCCTCAGGGTTAGGTCAGCGGAGGGAGAGGACGCGTTGGAGGTGGAGGGGCACCTCCACGTGGGAGATCTTCCTCCCGGATCTTACTTCGCTGACCTGACCCTGGGAGACCATGTCATTACAGTGAAGTTGTTGATACTGGAATATAAAGATAGCAGGCTCAACCTGTACACCACGGACCTGAACATGGAGGACGAGACGATCGAGGAGACGTGGAAGATCAGGTGGGAGATAGAGAAGTTACACAGGGACGTGAAGACGTTGGGAATGCAGGACTCGTCCTTCCTCAAGAGGAGAAGGCTTCAGGGTTACCTGCTCCTCTTCGTGATGGTAGTAAACGCTGTAAGGGACCTGATCGGGTCCCTCAAGCTGAGGAGCGTGGAGGAGCTCC